Part of the Chloroflexota bacterium genome, CGTGCCAAGAATCTCCTCTCTCTCTTTGGGGCGGCCGGAGACCGGGCCGGGGGTGAGAGCCGACCTGACCGACGATCTCCTTCGCCAAATTCACCAGGGCCAAAGCGCCGTGCTCTGGCTCCGGCAACCCGACCCGCGCTTCACCCGCAACCTGCCCTTCTGGCGCGAATCGATTCACACCTTTGAGCCGCACGCGTTTTGGGAACGCCTGCCTCACCCCGGTTACGCCGACATGCGTTTCTTTAGCGTGGCGACCGACTTTGCCATTGACATCGAAAAGCTGTCCGCGCTCTTCGGCCCGGAAGCGCGCCTCAAACCGATCTGGCGGCGCTTTGATGCCCGGCAAATGTTCTGGACGGAATATGTGGTTGAAGCGGTTTATGGAGCAGGGCGGCTGGTCGTCACCACGCTGCGTTTTGAAGGCGGCCTCGGCGTTCAGCCCGGCGCGCTCGACACAAACCCGATCGGGGCCTGGATGCTGAAGACTTTGCTGGAAATGTAGAGCGAGTTGCCAACTCGCTCTACAACTCATGGCTGTCAACACTATCTCAAACCGCCCATCCATCTCTCGCGCAGATATTTTTGAAAAAATCAGCGGCAATCAGCGCGCAAAATGTCCGCGTTTATCAGCGTTCTAATAGAAGCCCGTAAGTAGTTACAAACCAAATAGAAATCAGCGAGAATCTGCGTTCATCCGCGTTCTTAATACCAACCTGAGCAATTACGATACTCCAGGAACCAAAACGCCCGCGCAGGTGTATAACAAGTGAATGACTTCCCTCAAGGAAGAAGGGGCGAATTGACCGACGCAGACCTGATCGCCCGCGCCCGCCGCCGTGACGAGGCGGCCTGGGAGGCGCTGGCCGGCGAGCATCAGGAGGCCGTCTTTCGTCTGGCTTACCTGATTCTGGGCGACCCTGCTGACGCCGACGACGTGGCGCAGGAAGCCTTCATCCGCGCCTACGGCGCGCTGGATCGTTTCGACACCTCTCGCGCCCTCCGCCCCTGGTTGTTGAGCATCGCCGCCAACCTGGCCCGCAACCGCTTGCGCTCCGCCGGTCGTTACTTTGCGGCGCTGACGCGCTTCGCCCGGGGCGTAGAGACCGCCGCCCACGACGAGGCGGCGCAAGATGAGTCGAGCCTGCTCTGGCAGGCGGTGCGCCGGTTGAGTCAGACCGATCAGGAGATCATCTACCTCCGTTATTTCCTGGAGATGTCGGAATCAGAAACGTCAGAGGCTATGCAGGTGG contains:
- a CDS encoding sigma-70 family RNA polymerase sigma factor — its product is MTDADLIARARRRDEAAWEALAGEHQEAVFRLAYLILGDPADADDVAQEAFIRAYGALDRFDTSRALRPWLLSIAANLARNRLRSAGRYFAALTRFARGVETAAHDEAAQDESSLLWQAVRRLSQTDQEIIYLRYFLEMSESETSEAMQVAAGTVKSRAHRALGRLRDVIAKDFPNLRESVE